A single genomic interval of Pseudomonas sp. FeN3W harbors:
- a CDS encoding ABC transporter permease, with the protein MDMIANWLGNTPDFAVPFALAALGLILTERAGVLALGAEGLMLVGALAGIGAQLAFGSHGTSLLLAMGAAAVVSLLFALMVLVLRINQVIAGLALVFFCQGLTGLLGTLLDWTNKPVKGLSSIELWPLSELPLLGKLFVQNPLVFMTPLIVLAVVWLLTRTTTGLRLRAVGENPQAADAAGISVLGYRLAAILAGSALIGLAGGYISLLSTKLWIADMTGGRGWIAVALVIFARWSPWKALAGALLFGCIEALIPQLAAAGVRLPQYFVLMTPYAVTLAVMIWVASGKSVSGSQPGALGIPFIREERR; encoded by the coding sequence ATGGACATGATCGCCAACTGGCTGGGCAACACCCCGGATTTCGCCGTGCCCTTCGCCCTGGCGGCGCTGGGGCTGATCCTCACCGAACGCGCCGGGGTGCTGGCGCTCGGCGCCGAAGGATTGATGCTGGTCGGCGCCTTGGCCGGCATCGGCGCGCAGCTGGCGTTCGGCAGCCACGGCACGTCGCTGTTGCTGGCGATGGGCGCGGCAGCGGTGGTCTCGCTGCTGTTCGCGCTGATGGTGCTGGTGCTGCGCATCAACCAGGTGATCGCGGGCCTGGCGCTGGTGTTCTTCTGTCAGGGCCTGACCGGGCTGCTCGGCACGCTGCTGGACTGGACCAACAAGCCGGTCAAGGGGCTGAGTTCCATAGAACTCTGGCCGCTGTCGGAGCTGCCGCTACTCGGTAAGCTCTTCGTGCAGAACCCGCTGGTGTTCATGACGCCGCTGATCGTGCTCGCCGTGGTCTGGCTGCTCACCCGTACCACCACCGGCCTGCGTTTGCGCGCGGTGGGCGAGAACCCGCAGGCGGCGGATGCGGCGGGGATTTCCGTGCTCGGCTACCGGCTGGCGGCGATCCTCGCCGGTTCGGCGCTGATCGGCCTGGCCGGCGGCTATATCTCGCTGCTCAGCACCAAGCTGTGGATCGCCGACATGACCGGCGGACGCGGCTGGATCGCCGTGGCGCTGGTGATCTTCGCCCGCTGGTCGCCATGGAAGGCGCTGGCCGGGGCGCTGCTGTTCGGCTGCATCGAGGCGCTGATCCCGCAGCTGGCCGCCGCCGGCGTGCGCCTGCCGCAGTATTTCGTGCTGATGACGCCCTACGCGGTGACCCTGGCGGTGATGATCTGGGTCGCCAGCGGCAAGAGCGTTTCCGGCAGTCAGCCAGGCGCGCTCGGCATTCCCTTTATCCGCGAGGAGCGTCGCTGA
- a CDS encoding diguanylate cyclase, translated as MTRFLLIALLALSGTVSAAADVTLDLSAVERDWLVGNRSVSICVDPDWLPFEMLNARGEHEGIAADLLRLVAQRAGLQLNIVSTSDWGQSVAFSQAGRCQLLSFLNQTPVRDAWLIFTQPLFTDANVVIAREDHPYVADLSALEDVTVALPVGTFVEESVRRDFPQLRVISTDTDAQALALVNERKADLTVRSLTVAAYTIRREGWFNLKIAGQLTSLDNQFRIGVLKGEPVLRDILDKAIATITPGELNQIANRHTPIRVESGTDYRLIVQIVVVFSVMLLTSLFWIGRLRRLNEQLQVKSQTDPLTGLANRAALDRRFARALEQARRYSRRLSIVMLDIDHFKSINDEFGHQMGDRVLKEFADLLVSGLRGSDAVGRWGGEEFLLLCPETSGQQALAFAERLCEESRAFTFSTDRGQTLSAGVAELNATDTVDSLLRRADAALYRAKHEGRDRVRVCCHAPDAQAS; from the coding sequence GTGACTAGGTTTCTGCTCATCGCATTGTTGGCCCTGTCAGGCACGGTGTCTGCTGCGGCCGATGTGACGCTCGACCTGAGCGCTGTCGAGCGCGACTGGCTGGTTGGCAACCGCTCGGTCAGTATCTGTGTCGACCCGGACTGGCTGCCGTTCGAGATGCTCAACGCCCGCGGCGAGCACGAAGGAATTGCGGCCGATCTGCTGCGCCTCGTTGCACAACGGGCGGGGCTGCAGCTGAATATCGTATCGACCAGCGACTGGGGGCAGTCGGTGGCGTTCTCCCAGGCCGGCCGCTGCCAGCTGCTCAGCTTCCTCAATCAGACCCCTGTGCGCGATGCCTGGCTGATCTTCACCCAGCCGCTGTTCACCGACGCCAATGTGGTGATCGCGCGGGAGGATCATCCCTATGTGGCGGACTTGTCCGCTCTTGAAGATGTGACGGTCGCTTTGCCGGTGGGCACGTTCGTCGAGGAAAGCGTTCGCCGGGATTTCCCCCAGTTGCGCGTCATCAGCACCGACACGGATGCCCAGGCGTTGGCACTGGTGAACGAGCGTAAAGCCGATCTGACCGTGCGCTCGCTGACCGTGGCCGCCTACACCATTCGCCGCGAGGGCTGGTTCAACCTGAAAATCGCCGGGCAGCTGACGAGTCTCGACAATCAGTTCCGGATCGGTGTGCTGAAGGGCGAGCCGGTGCTGCGCGACATTCTGGACAAGGCGATTGCGACGATCACGCCGGGGGAACTGAACCAGATCGCCAACAGGCACACGCCGATTCGCGTCGAGTCGGGCACCGACTATCGCCTGATCGTGCAGATCGTGGTGGTCTTCTCGGTGATGCTGCTGACCAGCCTGTTCTGGATCGGCCGCCTGCGGCGGCTGAACGAGCAACTGCAGGTCAAATCACAGACCGATCCGCTCACCGGGCTGGCCAACCGCGCCGCGCTGGACCGGCGCTTCGCCAGGGCGCTGGAGCAGGCGCGGCGTTATAGCCGGCGGCTGTCGATCGTCATGCTGGATATCGATCACTTCAAAAGCATCAACGACGAGTTCGGTCATCAGATGGGGGATCGCGTCCTCAAGGAGTTCGCCGATCTGCTGGTATCCGGTCTGCGCGGCAGTGACGCCGTGGGCCGCTGGGGTGGCGAGGAATTCCTCCTGCTGTGTCCGGAAACCAGCGGTCAGCAGGCGCTGGCGTTTGCCGAGCGTCTCTGCGAAGAGTCGCGGGCATTCACGTTCAGTACCGACCGCGGCCAGACCCTCAGCGCCGGTGTCGCCGAGTTGAATGCGACGGATACGGTGGACAGCCTGCTGCGCCGTGCCGACGCTGCGCTGTACCGGGCCAAGCACGAGGGCCGGGACCGCGTCCGCGTCTGCTGCCATGCCCCGGACGCGCAGGCGAGCTGA